One region of Gimesia sp. genomic DNA includes:
- a CDS encoding peroxiredoxin has translation MTAQVMQPAPDFALQGYDRTSDSFKDYKLEDFKGKWVCLFFYPLDFTFVCPTELVAFNDALGKFEERNCQVLTASTDSKYSHKGWCDADPQLADLKYPMLADGTHKLSSDYGVLKEELGISLRGIFLIDPEGVCQWLAIHPLSVGRNVDEVLRVLDALQTGENVPCNWKKGEKTL, from the coding sequence ATGACAGCTCAAGTAATGCAGCCCGCTCCCGATTTCGCACTGCAGGGTTACGATCGCACATCCGATTCTTTCAAGGATTACAAACTGGAAGATTTCAAAGGCAAATGGGTTTGCCTGTTCTTCTATCCCCTGGACTTCACGTTCGTCTGCCCGACTGAGTTGGTTGCATTCAACGATGCCCTCGGCAAGTTCGAAGAACGGAACTGCCAGGTGCTGACCGCCAGCACCGACAGCAAGTACTCCCACAAAGGCTGGTGCGACGCTGATCCCCAGCTGGCCGACCTCAAGTACCCCATGCTCGCTGACGGAACTCACAAGCTCTCCAGCGACTACGGCGTTCTGAAAGAAGAACTCGGTATCTCACTGCGTGGTATCTTCCTGATCGATCCGGAAGGCGTCTGCCAGTGGCTGGCCATCCACCCGCTGAGCGTCGGACGTAATGTCGACGAAGTACTGCGTGTACTCGACGCACTCCAGACAGGCGAAAACGTTCCCTGTAACTGGAAAAAAGGCGAAAAGACTCTCTAA
- a CDS encoding ThuA domain-containing protein, whose translation MCCFSLFSCAAGEPASQAQAEQTEAQDQGDKLSVLLIDGQNNHNWRETTPVLKKILENSGKFTVEVSTTPPGVPRPPRKPANKKLTEEQEKQFAEYKKAWEAELARLQKENPALWKQWRPDFKKYDVVISNYNGENWPKEVQQAFDEYVTNGGGFVSFHAADNAFPEWDAYNKMIAVGGWAGRDEKSGPMLRLRDGKWEQDTTAGRGGTHGTRIPVVVKVREAEHPIVKGLPLEWMHPADEVYGKLRGPAENVQVLATAYSEPSERGTGEHEPIMMVIDYGKGRVFHTTLGHDTTALQGTGFQITLQRGAEWAATGDVTQTVPEIDWKDNEPTVQTP comes from the coding sequence ATGTGCTGTTTCAGTTTGTTTTCCTGTGCCGCAGGGGAGCCGGCCAGTCAGGCTCAGGCCGAGCAGACAGAAGCCCAGGACCAGGGCGATAAGCTGTCGGTGCTGTTGATCGACGGGCAGAATAATCATAACTGGCGGGAGACGACGCCGGTGCTGAAAAAAATCCTGGAGAACTCCGGTAAATTCACCGTAGAAGTTTCCACTACGCCGCCGGGCGTTCCCCGTCCACCGCGGAAACCGGCCAACAAGAAGCTGACGGAAGAACAGGAAAAACAGTTCGCAGAATACAAGAAAGCCTGGGAAGCCGAACTCGCCCGATTGCAGAAAGAGAACCCGGCACTCTGGAAGCAGTGGCGTCCCGATTTCAAAAAGTACGATGTCGTCATCAGTAACTACAACGGCGAGAACTGGCCCAAAGAAGTGCAGCAGGCATTCGACGAATACGTCACAAACGGCGGCGGCTTTGTGTCGTTCCACGCGGCCGACAATGCGTTTCCGGAGTGGGACGCTTACAACAAAATGATCGCCGTCGGCGGTTGGGCCGGTCGCGATGAAAAATCCGGTCCGATGCTGCGTCTGCGGGACGGCAAATGGGAACAGGATACCACCGCCGGTCGTGGGGGTACGCACGGCACTCGAATTCCGGTTGTGGTCAAGGTTCGCGAAGCAGAGCACCCGATCGTGAAAGGCCTGCCCCTGGAATGGATGCACCCTGCCGACGAAGTCTACGGCAAACTCCGCGGGCCGGCTGAGAATGTCCAGGTGCTGGCGACCGCCTATTCCGAACCCAGCGAACGGGGAACCGGTGAGCACGAACCGATCATGATGGTCATCGATTACGGCAAAGGACGCGTCTTCCACACTACCCTCGGTCACGATACGACCGCCCTGCAGGGGACCGGTTTTCAGATTACCCTGCAGCGGGGCGCCGAATGGGCAGCGACCGGCGACGTCACGCAGACCGTTCCCGAGATCGACTGGAAAGACAACGAACCGACCGTGCAGACTCCCTGA
- a CDS encoding SDR family oxidoreductase: protein MKQVAIITGGGQGIGAATSVLAAQRGYAVCVNYRTNETSADSVVCRIRNAGGTAIAVQADVSNEDEVERLFQTTDEKLGPVTALVNNAGVLEQQMKFEEMTYDRWKRIFDTNVFGSFLCSRAAIRRMSTHHGGQGGAIVNVSSLASRAGSPFEYVDYAASKGAVDSLTLGLSKEVADAGIRVNAVRPGFIDTAMHASGGEPNRIERVKAQVPLKRGGTTEEVAFAILWLLSDEATYTTGSFIEIAGGR from the coding sequence ATGAAACAGGTTGCTATCATTACCGGCGGCGGACAGGGAATCGGCGCGGCGACATCCGTGCTGGCGGCCCAGCGCGGCTATGCGGTTTGTGTGAACTACCGGACCAACGAAACCTCCGCGGATTCAGTTGTCTGCCGGATTCGCAATGCGGGGGGCACCGCGATTGCCGTCCAGGCCGATGTCTCGAACGAAGACGAAGTCGAACGGCTGTTCCAGACCACCGACGAAAAGCTGGGGCCCGTCACGGCACTCGTGAACAACGCCGGCGTTCTCGAACAGCAGATGAAGTTCGAAGAGATGACTTACGACCGCTGGAAGCGGATTTTCGATACCAATGTGTTCGGCAGCTTCCTCTGCTCGCGAGCCGCGATTCGCAGAATGTCCACGCATCATGGCGGCCAGGGGGGCGCGATTGTGAATGTTTCCTCGCTGGCTTCCCGTGCAGGGTCCCCGTTTGAATACGTAGACTACGCTGCTTCGAAAGGAGCCGTCGACTCCCTGACGCTTGGTCTCTCGAAAGAAGTCGCAGACGCCGGCATTCGCGTGAATGCGGTCCGACCCGGCTTCATCGACACCGCGATGCACGCCAGCGGCGGCGAACCGAACCGCATCGAGCGGGTCAAAGCACAGGTCCCCCTCAAACGGGGCGGGACGACGGAAGAGGTTGCGTTTGCGATTCTGTGGCTGCTGTCAGACGAAGCCACTTATACCACAGGCAGCTTTATTGAAATTGCGGGTGGGAGGTAA
- a CDS encoding VOC family protein, whose translation MTVKRMDNVGIVVEDLDAAIDFFTELGLELEGRAPIEGDWADGVTGLREMRVEIAMLRTPDGHSRLELSRFLAPPVVADHRSAPVNSLGYLRVMFTVEDINETLARLEQHGATLVGEVVQYADSYRLCYIRGPEGILIGLAQELK comes from the coding sequence ATGACCGTCAAGCGGATGGATAATGTGGGGATCGTGGTCGAAGACCTGGATGCCGCGATTGATTTTTTCACGGAACTGGGCCTGGAGCTTGAGGGGCGTGCGCCGATTGAGGGAGACTGGGCCGACGGCGTCACGGGATTGCGCGAGATGCGTGTCGAGATTGCCATGCTGCGTACGCCCGACGGTCACAGCCGGCTGGAGCTGTCCCGCTTTCTGGCACCGCCTGTGGTTGCCGATCATCGCAGTGCTCCCGTGAACTCCCTGGGCTACCTGCGTGTCATGTTCACGGTGGAGGACATCAACGAAACGCTGGCCCGGCTGGAGCAACACGGTGCAACGCTGGTAGGCGAGGTCGTTCAATATGCAGACAGCTATCGGCTCTGTTACATCCGGGGCCCGGAAGGAATTCTCATCGGGCTGGCCCAGGAACTGAAGTAG
- a CDS encoding cytochrome c peroxidase, with amino-acid sequence MALEKQRKFVRTLIAGGATALLIHVGTVAAQAEDFVIEVPAGLPPVPFPADNPPTPEKIALGKQLYFDKRLSRDNTISCASCHDPGKGYSNADQFATGFKGQKGGRNSPTVINAAYNNFHFWDGRAGSLEEQALGPIANPIEMNLTLPEAVERINKIPGYKSQFQKIFGSDATEENIAKAIASYERTILCGDAPYDRFKAGDKKALSPEAQRGMALFFGRAACSSCHSGPNFTDNAFHNIGVGMDVDKPDEGRKTISNLGGDTGSFKTPTLRDIAKSGPYMHDGSMKTLKEVVEHYNKGGVPNEFLDEEIFKLNLTPQEVDDLVTFMKEGLTSSNYPDHKMPELPK; translated from the coding sequence ATGGCGCTGGAAAAACAACGTAAATTCGTGCGAACCCTGATCGCAGGCGGAGCGACCGCTCTGCTGATCCACGTCGGTACCGTCGCTGCGCAGGCAGAGGACTTCGTCATCGAAGTTCCCGCCGGTCTGCCCCCGGTTCCCTTCCCTGCAGACAACCCGCCGACCCCGGAAAAAATCGCGCTCGGCAAGCAGCTCTATTTCGACAAACGTCTTTCGCGGGACAACACCATCTCCTGTGCCAGCTGTCACGACCCCGGTAAGGGTTACAGCAACGCCGATCAGTTTGCGACCGGCTTCAAAGGCCAGAAGGGGGGCCGCAATTCCCCCACGGTGATCAACGCCGCCTACAACAACTTCCACTTCTGGGACGGACGGGCCGGCTCCCTGGAAGAACAGGCCCTCGGACCGATCGCCAACCCGATCGAAATGAACCTGACACTCCCGGAAGCTGTCGAACGGATCAATAAGATCCCCGGCTACAAATCACAGTTCCAGAAGATCTTCGGCTCCGATGCGACTGAAGAAAACATCGCCAAGGCCATCGCCTCTTACGAGCGGACCATTCTCTGCGGCGATGCTCCTTACGACCGTTTCAAAGCCGGCGACAAGAAAGCCCTTTCGCCTGAAGCCCAGCGGGGCATGGCACTCTTTTTCGGTCGGGCGGCCTGCAGTTCCTGTCACTCCGGTCCCAACTTTACTGATAACGCGTTTCACAACATCGGCGTGGGTATGGATGTGGACAAACCGGATGAAGGACGCAAGACCATCAGCAACCTCGGCGGCGATACCGGCAGCTTCAAAACGCCGACGCTGCGGGACATTGCCAAGTCCGGACCCTACATGCACGACGGCAGTATGAAGACTTTGAAAGAAGTCGTGGAACACTATAATAAAGGCGGTGTTCCCAACGAATTTCTCGACGAAGAGATTTTCAAGCTGAATTTAACACCGCAGGAAGTGGATGATCTGGTGACCTTCATGAAGGAAGGCCTGACCAGTTCGAATTATCCTGATCATAAAATGCCCGAGTTACCCAAGTAA
- a CDS encoding TerC family protein codes for MFEWIASPEAWIALATLASLEIVLGIDNIIFISILVGRLPEKERDLARKLGLSLAMIARLVLLFSISWVMGLTEPWFSLFGYDFSGRDLILIGGGLFLLAKATHEIHNSLEGPTAHEKASSTATATFGSVLVQIGILDIVFSLDSVITAVGLADHISIMAIAIVLSVGVMLLAAKSIGDFVDRHPTIKILALSFLIMVGVTLMVEGFEVHVPKGYIYFAMAFSVTVEMLNLRMRKAHAEPVHLHKKLEEGEAS; via the coding sequence ATGTTTGAATGGATCGCCAGTCCTGAGGCCTGGATCGCGCTTGCAACCCTTGCCAGCCTGGAAATTGTACTCGGCATCGACAACATCATTTTCATTTCGATCCTGGTGGGACGGCTCCCTGAGAAAGAACGCGACCTGGCACGCAAACTGGGTTTGAGCCTGGCGATGATTGCCCGTCTGGTTCTGCTGTTCTCGATCTCCTGGGTGATGGGGCTGACCGAACCCTGGTTCTCCCTGTTCGGCTATGATTTTTCAGGACGCGACCTGATCCTGATTGGCGGCGGCCTGTTCCTGCTGGCCAAAGCGACGCATGAAATTCACAACAGCCTGGAAGGACCGACGGCCCACGAAAAGGCCTCGTCCACCGCGACGGCCACCTTCGGTTCGGTCCTGGTGCAGATCGGCATTCTGGACATCGTCTTCTCGCTGGACTCGGTAATCACCGCGGTCGGACTGGCCGACCACATTTCGATCATGGCGATTGCGATCGTCCTTTCGGTCGGCGTGATGCTGCTGGCTGCCAAGTCGATCGGTGACTTCGTCGACCGACACCCGACCATCAAAATCCTGGCGCTCTCCTTCCTGATCATGGTCGGCGTGACCCTGATGGTGGAAGGCTTCGAGGTCCACGTTCCCAAAGGCTACATCTATTTCGCGATGGCCTTCTCCGTCACGGTGGAAATGCTCAACCTGCGGATGCGGAAAGCGCACGCCGAACCGGTGCACCTGCATAAGAAACTGGAAGAGGGTGAGGCCAGCTGA